The Bordetella sp. FB-8 genome includes a window with the following:
- the hutU gene encoding urocanate hydratase — protein MNADTRTSQAAATAAARHDSSRVIHAPTGNQLHCKNWLIEAAYRMIQNNLDPAVAERPQDLVVYGGIGRAARDWASYDQILASLRKLEADESLLVQSGKPVGVFKTHENAPRVLIANSNLVPRWANWEHFNELDRKGLFMYGQMTAGSWIYIGSQGIVQGTFETFVEAGRQHYGNDLSGKWILTAGLGGMGGAQPLAATLAGAVSLNIECQQRSIDFRLRTRYVDKQAKDIDQAIALIAQHTAAKQAVSIALLGNAAEILPELVRRARAGGIKPDLVTDQTSAHDLINGYLPAGWTVQQWRDAAADPARHAELKAAAARSCVAHVQAMLDFQAMGIPTVDYGNNIRQVAYDEGVANAFDFPGFVPAYIRPLFCEGKGPFRWVALSGDPQDIYKTDAKIKELFPDNKHTHRWLDMARERISFQGLPARICWLGLGERHKAGLAFNEMVRKGELKAPIVIGRDHLDTGSVASPNRETEAMRDGTDAVSDWPLLNALLNTAGGATWVSLHHGGGVGMGYSQHAGMVIVCDGTQEADARLARVLWNDPATGVMRHADAGYDQAVQTAKRHRLNLPMVK, from the coding sequence ATGAACGCCGACACCCGCACTTCCCAGGCCGCCGCCACCGCCGCCGCCCGCCACGACTCCAGCCGCGTCATCCATGCCCCCACCGGTAACCAGCTGCACTGCAAGAACTGGCTCATCGAAGCGGCCTATCGCATGATTCAGAACAATCTGGACCCCGCCGTAGCCGAGCGTCCGCAGGATCTGGTCGTTTACGGCGGCATCGGCCGCGCCGCGCGGGACTGGGCCAGTTACGACCAGATCCTGGCCAGTCTGCGCAAGCTCGAAGCCGACGAATCCCTCCTGGTCCAGTCCGGCAAGCCCGTCGGCGTCTTCAAAACCCATGAAAACGCCCCGCGCGTGCTCATTGCCAACTCCAATCTGGTGCCGCGCTGGGCCAACTGGGAACACTTCAACGAGCTCGATCGCAAGGGCCTCTTCATGTATGGCCAGATGACGGCTGGCAGCTGGATCTATATCGGCAGCCAAGGCATCGTTCAGGGCACCTTCGAGACTTTCGTCGAAGCCGGCCGCCAGCACTACGGCAACGATCTATCGGGAAAATGGATTCTGACTGCCGGCCTGGGAGGCATGGGGGGCGCGCAGCCGCTGGCCGCCACGCTGGCTGGCGCCGTCTCGCTCAACATCGAATGCCAGCAGCGCAGCATCGACTTTCGCCTGCGCACCCGCTATGTGGACAAGCAGGCCAAGGACATCGACCAGGCCATCGCGCTCATCGCGCAGCACACCGCCGCGAAACAGGCCGTTTCCATCGCGCTGCTGGGCAACGCGGCCGAGATCCTGCCCGAACTGGTCAGGCGCGCCCGCGCCGGCGGCATCAAACCGGACCTGGTCACCGACCAGACCTCGGCGCACGACCTCATCAACGGCTACCTACCCGCGGGCTGGACCGTGCAGCAATGGCGCGATGCCGCCGCCGACCCGGCGCGCCACGCAGAGCTCAAGGCCGCGGCTGCCCGCTCCTGCGTCGCGCATGTCCAGGCCATGCTCGACTTCCAGGCCATGGGCATCCCAACGGTGGACTACGGCAACAACATCCGCCAAGTGGCCTACGACGAGGGCGTGGCCAATGCCTTTGACTTCCCCGGTTTCGTGCCGGCCTACATCCGCCCGCTGTTCTGCGAAGGCAAGGGGCCCTTCCGCTGGGTGGCGCTGTCGGGCGACCCGCAGGACATTTACAAGACGGACGCCAAGATCAAGGAGCTCTTTCCCGATAACAAGCACACTCACCGCTGGCTGGACATGGCGCGCGAGCGCATCAGCTTCCAAGGGCTGCCCGCGCGCATCTGCTGGCTGGGACTGGGCGAGCGCCACAAGGCCGGCCTGGCGTTCAACGAAATGGTGCGCAAGGGCGAACTGAAGGCGCCCATCGTGATCGGCCGCGATCACCTGGACACCGGTTCGGTGGCCAGCCCCAACCGCGAAACAGAGGCGATGCGCGACGGCACCGACGCGGTGTCCGACTGGCCCCTGCTCAACGCGCTGCTCAACACCGCGGGCGGGGCCACCTGGGTCAGCCTGCACCACGGCGGCGGCGTGGGCATGGGCTATTCGCAGCACGCCGGCATGGTAATCGTATGCGACGGCACGCAGGAAGCCGACGCGCGTCTGGCCCGCGTGCTGTGGAACGACCCGGCCACCGGCGTCATGCGTCACGCCGACGCCGGCTACGACCAGGCCGTGCAGACGGCCAAAAGGCACAGGCTGAACCTGCCTATGGTGAAATAG
- a CDS encoding transporter substrate-binding domain-containing protein, translating to MQNRRTFLARALLACSLTLASAAPALAADHVIRIATDATFPPMEFVENGKMTGFDIDLTNALAKQMGKTVQWTQIDFKGLIPGVLSGRFDMAVSAIYITPERAKVVDFGDSYYAGGLVVMVKKNNDAIKSIADLDGKNVTVQVGTKSVEYLKTHYPRIHTVEVEQNEQMFNLVEIGRADAAVTGMPAAYQFARTKGTLKVLPKPLTTEAYGMAVSKGEPQLTAALNKALAQLKADGTYDKIVHKWLSNDK from the coding sequence ATGCAAAACCGTCGCACCTTCCTGGCCCGCGCCCTGCTGGCCTGCAGCCTGACCCTGGCGAGCGCCGCGCCGGCCCTGGCCGCCGATCATGTCATCCGCATCGCCACCGACGCCACGTTCCCACCCATGGAGTTCGTCGAAAACGGCAAGATGACCGGCTTTGACATCGACCTCACCAACGCCCTGGCCAAGCAGATGGGCAAGACCGTGCAGTGGACCCAGATCGACTTCAAGGGCCTGATCCCGGGTGTGCTCTCGGGCCGCTTCGACATGGCGGTATCGGCCATCTACATCACGCCCGAACGCGCCAAAGTAGTGGATTTCGGCGACTCGTACTACGCCGGCGGGCTGGTGGTCATGGTCAAGAAGAACAACGACGCCATCAAGTCGATCGCCGACCTGGACGGCAAGAACGTCACCGTTCAGGTTGGAACCAAGTCGGTTGAATACCTCAAGACCCACTACCCCAGGATACACACCGTCGAGGTAGAGCAGAACGAGCAGATGTTCAACCTGGTCGAGATCGGCCGCGCCGACGCCGCGGTCACGGGCATGCCCGCAGCCTATCAATTCGCGCGCACCAAAGGCACGCTCAAAGTGCTGCCCAAGCCACTCACCACCGAAGCCTACGGCATGGCGGTTAGCAAAGGCGAACCCCAGCTCACGGCCGCGCTGAACAAGGCGCTCGCGCAACTCAAGGCCGACGGCACCTACGACAAGATCGTGCACAAGTGGCTCTCCAACGACAAATAA
- a CDS encoding amino acid ABC transporter permease yields the protein MRLDFSPVLAGWHDLLHGTLITVAVTLGALALSCVLGLLIGIGRLSSGHRIVYGFCTAYLAVIRGTPLLVQLFIWFFGLPYFGILLPAFFCGVIGMGMYSAAYVSEIVRGAIQSVSGGQLQAALSIGMTPRKAMRHVILPQAFVRMIPPLGNEFIALIKNSALVSLLTIQDLMHEGQKIISVSYRSLEVYLVIGLVYFVLTGITALALYGLERRLRAGGLVR from the coding sequence ATGCGCCTGGACTTCTCGCCGGTCCTCGCCGGCTGGCATGACCTGCTTCACGGCACGCTGATCACCGTGGCGGTCACGCTCGGCGCGCTGGCGCTGAGCTGCGTGCTGGGCTTGCTGATCGGCATTGGGCGGCTGTCTTCCGGCCACCGCATCGTCTACGGTTTCTGCACGGCCTACCTGGCCGTAATCCGCGGCACGCCCCTCCTGGTCCAGCTCTTTATCTGGTTCTTCGGCCTGCCTTACTTCGGCATACTGCTGCCGGCCTTTTTCTGCGGCGTGATCGGCATGGGCATGTACTCTGCGGCCTATGTCTCGGAGATCGTGCGCGGCGCCATCCAATCGGTCTCGGGCGGACAGCTGCAAGCCGCCCTATCCATCGGCATGACGCCGCGCAAGGCCATGCGTCACGTCATCCTGCCCCAGGCTTTCGTGCGTATGATCCCGCCGCTGGGCAATGAATTCATCGCACTCATTAAAAATTCGGCCCTGGTATCGCTCTTGACCATCCAGGATCTCATGCACGAAGGCCAGAAGATCATCAGCGTTTCCTATCGCTCGCTGGAGGTTTACCTGGTCATCGGCCTCGTGTATTTCGTGTTGACCGGCATCACGGCCTTGGCCTTGTACGGACTCGAAAGGCGCCTGCGCGCCGGAGGACTGGTGCGATGA
- a CDS encoding HutD family protein, with the protein MSLQRFDRATLPASPWKNGGGVTREIACWPPGAGMDDFQWRLSIAAIAASGPFSAFAGVDRIITLLDGPGVRLASSDGAIDHVLNRPLEPFPFPGEAMIHGTMLGAVSSDLNVMTRRALLGAEIKVLRASASSAASAHGMLLAAQGRWHAHASTNTTQYGLEPGQGGWWAEESLAWRLEPLCADAALICVRMHATAQP; encoded by the coding sequence ATGAGCCTGCAGCGATTCGACCGCGCCACCCTACCCGCGTCGCCCTGGAAGAACGGCGGCGGCGTCACCCGCGAGATCGCCTGCTGGCCACCGGGCGCAGGCATGGACGATTTCCAATGGCGGCTGAGTATTGCTGCCATCGCCGCCAGCGGCCCGTTCTCGGCGTTTGCGGGCGTGGACCGCATCATTACCCTGCTGGACGGACCGGGCGTGCGGCTGGCGTCAAGCGATGGCGCGATCGATCATGTGTTGAACCGGCCGCTCGAGCCTTTTCCTTTTCCCGGTGAAGCCATGATCCACGGCACCATGCTGGGCGCAGTGTCCAGCGACTTGAACGTCATGACGCGCAGGGCTTTGCTCGGTGCGGAAATAAAGGTGCTGCGCGCATCCGCATCGAGCGCGGCGTCCGCGCACGGTATGCTGCTGGCCGCGCAGGGCCGCTGGCATGCCCATGCCTCAACCAACACGACGCAGTACGGGCTCGAGCCTGGCCAGGGCGGCTGGTGGGCCGAGGAGAGCCTGGCCTGGCGGCTCGAGCCTCTCTGCGCCGATGCCGCCCTGATCTGCGTGCGCATGCACGCAACGGCCCAACCATGA
- the hutI gene encoding imidazolonepropionase, which yields MDFSALPGADGLWHNLRLMQTDGSVLPGMCLVVREGKLAWIGLEAILPIEHAELPRHDGQGSLATAGLVDCHTHLVYGGQRANEFAMRLEGADYETIARSGGGIVSTVRATRAASEDELYASAAPRLQALLDEGVCAVEIKSGYGLALEHERKQLRVVRRLGLDYGVTVRATFLGAHALPPEYTDRSGGYIDLVCEEMLPALAAEGLVDAVDVFCERIAFSLAETEQVFRTAQSLGLPVKLHAEQLSDMDGAALAARYRALSCDHIEHLSQQGIDAMKAAGTVAVLLPGAYYALRDTHLPPIAALRAAGVPMAVSTDHNPGTSPALSLLLMANMACTLFRLTVPEVLAGITLHAARALGIADTHGALHLGRPANFVLWSLQEPSELAYWFGQRPVHAIVRQGRIATS from the coding sequence ATGGATTTTTCCGCGCTGCCCGGCGCCGACGGCCTCTGGCACAACCTGCGTCTGATGCAGACCGACGGCTCGGTCCTGCCTGGCATGTGTCTGGTGGTGCGCGAGGGCAAGCTGGCCTGGATAGGTCTGGAGGCGATTCTGCCCATCGAACACGCCGAACTTCCCCGTCATGACGGCCAAGGCAGCCTGGCGACTGCGGGCCTGGTCGATTGCCACACTCACCTGGTGTACGGCGGCCAGCGTGCCAATGAATTCGCCATGCGCCTGGAAGGGGCCGATTACGAGACCATCGCCCGCAGCGGCGGAGGCATCGTCTCGACCGTGCGCGCCACGCGCGCAGCCAGCGAGGACGAACTCTACGCCAGCGCCGCGCCGCGCCTGCAAGCCCTGCTGGACGAGGGTGTCTGCGCCGTCGAAATCAAGTCCGGCTATGGCTTGGCGCTCGAACACGAGCGCAAGCAGTTGCGCGTGGTTCGCCGCCTCGGACTGGACTATGGCGTGACGGTGCGCGCCACCTTCCTCGGGGCCCACGCCCTGCCACCCGAGTACACAGACAGAAGCGGCGGCTACATCGACCTGGTCTGCGAGGAGATGCTGCCCGCCCTGGCCGCCGAAGGTCTGGTCGATGCGGTGGATGTGTTCTGCGAGCGTATCGCCTTTTCGCTGGCCGAAACCGAGCAAGTCTTTCGCACAGCCCAGTCCCTGGGCCTGCCCGTCAAACTGCATGCCGAACAGCTGTCCGACATGGATGGCGCGGCCCTGGCCGCGCGTTATCGAGCCCTGTCTTGCGACCATATCGAGCATCTGTCGCAGCAAGGCATAGACGCCATGAAAGCGGCCGGGACCGTGGCAGTGCTGCTGCCCGGCGCCTACTATGCGCTGCGCGATACACACCTGCCGCCCATTGCCGCACTGCGCGCGGCCGGCGTGCCCATGGCGGTGTCCACCGACCACAATCCTGGCACCTCGCCCGCGCTCAGCCTGCTGCTCATGGCCAATATGGCCTGTACGCTGTTTCGCCTGACAGTGCCGGAGGTCCTGGCGGGCATCACCCTGCATGCGGCGCGCGCCCTGGGCATCGCCGATACGCATGGCGCGCTGCACCTGGGCCGTCCCGCCAATTTCGTGCTGTGGTCGCTGCAAGAGCCCTCCGAGTTGGCCTATTGGTTCGGCCAGCGCCCGGTCCACGCCATCGTCCGCCAAGGACGCATAGCGACATCATGA
- a CDS encoding formimidoylglutamate deiminase — protein sequence MTQIHQLHAAHALLPEGWAEDVLLVWNGAGQFTSVQAGVPCPASAAHANGPVLPGMPNLHSHAFQRAFGGLTEYRGQAQDSFWSWRTQMYRFAAQITPELLETIATWLYVEMLQAGYTSVCEFHYVHHDRDGQPYADRTELSHALLRAAESAGIGLTLLPVLYQSGGFGGQPPGEGQRRFLNETQAMLDMLAALRPLCAAQDARLGLAPHSLRAVPPQALAEAVAGLHAQDATAPVHIHIAEQTAEVDACLAWSDRRPVRWLLEHMPVDARWCLVHATHMTPDEYRDAAHSRAVAGLCPTTEANLGDGIFDLPAWQAAGGAWGLGSDSHATVNAAEELLMLEYSQRLALRQRNVAASARHPDVATHMMLAAVRGGAQASGRKIAGLNAGERADFIVLDAEHTALRGLPACAMLSGHVFASHRTSAVDRVFCGGVERITRGRHALHEQAAAAFAQARARVMRS from the coding sequence ATGACGCAAATACACCAATTGCATGCGGCGCATGCGCTGTTGCCCGAAGGCTGGGCCGAGGACGTCCTGCTCGTCTGGAACGGAGCGGGCCAATTCACGTCCGTGCAAGCCGGTGTTCCCTGCCCGGCCAGCGCGGCGCACGCAAACGGACCGGTGCTGCCCGGCATGCCCAATCTGCATTCGCATGCCTTCCAGCGCGCCTTCGGCGGCCTGACCGAATACCGCGGTCAGGCGCAGGACAGCTTCTGGAGCTGGCGCACGCAGATGTACCGTTTCGCCGCGCAGATCACGCCCGAACTACTTGAGACCATCGCGACCTGGCTTTACGTGGAAATGCTACAAGCAGGCTATACCTCGGTCTGCGAATTCCACTACGTACATCACGATCGCGACGGCCAGCCCTATGCCGACCGCACCGAGCTCTCCCATGCACTGCTGCGCGCCGCCGAGTCTGCGGGCATCGGCCTGACCCTGCTGCCGGTGCTCTACCAGAGCGGCGGCTTCGGCGGCCAGCCACCGGGCGAGGGCCAGCGCCGCTTCCTCAATGAAACGCAGGCCATGCTCGACATGCTGGCCGCCCTGCGCCCGCTGTGCGCGGCGCAAGACGCGCGGCTGGGCCTGGCGCCCCATTCGCTGCGCGCCGTGCCGCCCCAGGCATTGGCCGAGGCCGTAGCCGGACTGCACGCGCAGGACGCAACCGCACCAGTGCATATCCACATCGCCGAGCAGACTGCAGAGGTCGACGCCTGCCTGGCCTGGAGCGACAGGCGTCCGGTGCGCTGGCTGCTGGAGCACATGCCGGTCGACGCGCGCTGGTGCCTGGTGCACGCCACGCACATGACACCGGACGAATACCGCGATGCCGCACATAGCCGGGCGGTGGCCGGACTGTGCCCCACCACCGAAGCCAATCTGGGCGACGGCATCTTCGACCTGCCCGCCTGGCAGGCCGCGGGCGGCGCCTGGGGCCTGGGCTCGGACAGCCATGCCACTGTGAACGCCGCAGAGGAATTGCTGATGCTGGAATACAGCCAACGGCTGGCCCTGCGCCAGCGCAATGTCGCCGCCAGCGCCAGGCATCCCGATGTCGCCACGCACATGATGCTTGCCGCCGTGCGCGGCGGCGCGCAGGCGTCGGGGCGTAAGATTGCAGGCCTGAACGCCGGAGAGCGCGCCGACTTTATTGTGCTCGACGCCGAGCATACGGCCCTGCGCGGCCTGCCCGCCTGCGCCATGCTGTCGGGCCATGTGTTCGCCAGCCATCGCACCTCCGCGGTCGACCGCGTGTTCTGCGGCGGCGTCGAACGCATCACGCGCGGCCGTCACGCTCTGCATGAACAGGCCGCTGCCGCATTCGCTCAGGCGCGCGCCCGGGTCATGCGCTCATAA
- the hutG gene encoding N-formylglutamate deformylase — translation MSITDRPAFHFHQGTEPLLLSMPHSGTYIPPGIAAHLSENARHVPDTDWHLERLYEFARQLGASILVATHSRYVIDLNRPPDGASLYPGQATTGLCPTSTFDATAVYRSKADEPGDAEIAERRETVWCPYHAKLEQELKRIRAEHGVAGLWDAHSIRSVLPQFFEGKLPDLNFGTNRGATCDAALTQALTAVAGEASGYTWVLNGRYTGGYITRHYGRPLDGVHAVQLEMCQSTYMQETPPFDYLPHMAAGIQPHLQRMLQAMLHFLRSKAI, via the coding sequence ATGTCCATCACAGACCGCCCCGCCTTTCATTTTCATCAGGGCACCGAGCCGCTGCTGCTGTCCATGCCGCACTCCGGCACTTACATACCGCCGGGCATCGCTGCGCACCTGTCAGAGAACGCGCGACACGTACCCGACACGGACTGGCATCTGGAGCGGCTCTACGAGTTCGCCCGCCAGCTGGGCGCTTCGATCCTGGTGGCCACGCACTCGCGCTACGTCATCGATCTGAATCGTCCACCGGATGGCGCCAGTCTCTATCCCGGTCAGGCCACCACGGGCCTGTGCCCGACTAGCACCTTCGACGCCACGGCGGTCTACCGCAGCAAAGCGGACGAACCCGGCGACGCCGAGATCGCCGAGCGCCGCGAAACCGTGTGGTGCCCCTATCACGCCAAGCTCGAGCAAGAACTCAAACGCATACGCGCCGAGCATGGCGTTGCAGGCCTGTGGGATGCTCACTCCATCCGTTCTGTACTACCGCAATTCTTCGAAGGCAAATTGCCCGACCTGAACTTCGGCACCAACAGAGGCGCCACCTGCGACGCCGCCCTGACGCAGGCCCTCACCGCCGTCGCTGGCGAGGCTTCTGGCTATACGTGGGTACTGAACGGCCGCTATACCGGGGGCTACATCACCCGCCATTACGGCCGGCCGCTGGACGGCGTACACGCCGTCCAGCTCGAAATGTGCCAAAGCACCTACATGCAGGAAACGCCGCCCTTCGACTACCTGCCACACATGGCCGCCGGGATTCAGCCCCATCTGCAGCGCATGCTCCAGGCCATGCTGCACTTTCTGCGGAGCAAGGCGATATGA
- a CDS encoding FAD-binding oxidoreductase has translation MSHAFIDELGVILGDKGLRTGQDIPLAHYTDWSGHTPTQPLALLLPASTEEVSQVLRVCNAHRVPVTPQGGLTGMAGGAIPAADTVALSLARMSAIESVDASSATLQVQAGATLQSIQQAAREVGMLFGVDLGARGSCQIGGNISTNAGGMEVLQYGMMREQVLGLEVVLADGTVLPMLRPMLKNNTGYDLKQWFIGSEGTLGIVTRALLRLRPAPRSRATALLGLPRYEAALAVLGRLQQYFPGALTSFELMWDDFYETSLQWMQARSAMADKHPFYALIAVIGNDAAALAEQLQDALGLAMDAGDLSNAVVAQSEAQSAALWRVREAPAEFPTRMDPINFDVSLPLPKIGEVAQACADEMRRRWPGLPQPVMLRFGHIGDGNLHISVDARHIPAASRAQAEHMVDELVYTRVSEAGGSISAEHGIGSIKQPYLPASRTPAELTAMRALKQALDPHGLLNPGKILAQR, from the coding sequence ATGAGCCACGCATTCATCGACGAATTGGGCGTCATCCTGGGCGACAAGGGCCTGCGCACCGGCCAGGACATCCCCCTGGCGCACTATACCGACTGGAGCGGCCACACGCCCACGCAGCCGCTGGCCCTGCTGCTGCCCGCCAGCACCGAAGAAGTCTCGCAAGTCCTGCGCGTCTGCAACGCGCATCGCGTTCCCGTCACGCCTCAGGGGGGCCTGACCGGCATGGCCGGCGGCGCCATCCCGGCGGCCGATACGGTCGCTTTGTCGCTTGCGCGCATGAGCGCCATCGAGTCCGTCGACGCATCCAGCGCCACGCTGCAGGTCCAGGCCGGCGCGACCTTGCAGTCCATACAGCAAGCCGCACGCGAAGTTGGCATGCTGTTCGGCGTGGACCTGGGCGCGCGCGGTTCCTGCCAGATCGGCGGCAACATCAGCACCAACGCCGGCGGCATGGAAGTCCTGCAGTACGGCATGATGCGCGAGCAGGTGCTGGGCCTGGAGGTCGTGCTGGCCGACGGCACCGTGCTGCCCATGCTGCGCCCCATGCTCAAGAACAATACCGGCTACGATCTCAAGCAGTGGTTCATCGGTTCGGAGGGCACGCTGGGCATCGTCACTCGCGCCCTGCTGCGACTGCGCCCCGCGCCGCGCAGCCGCGCCACCGCGCTGCTGGGCCTGCCCCGCTACGAAGCCGCGCTGGCTGTGCTGGGCCGGCTGCAGCAGTATTTTCCCGGGGCGTTGACCTCGTTCGAACTGATGTGGGACGATTTCTACGAAACCTCCCTGCAGTGGATGCAGGCCCGCTCGGCCATGGCCGACAAGCACCCGTTCTATGCGCTGATCGCCGTCATCGGCAACGACGCCGCCGCGCTGGCCGAACAGCTGCAGGACGCCTTGGGACTGGCCATGGATGCCGGCGACCTGTCCAATGCCGTCGTGGCGCAATCCGAAGCCCAGTCGGCGGCACTATGGCGCGTACGAGAGGCCCCGGCCGAATTCCCCACCCGCATGGATCCGATCAACTTCGACGTCAGCCTGCCCCTACCCAAGATAGGCGAGGTGGCCCAGGCCTGCGCGGACGAGATGCGCAGGCGCTGGCCAGGCCTGCCACAGCCGGTAATGCTGCGCTTCGGCCACATCGGCGACGGCAATCTGCATATCAGCGTCGATGCCCGCCACATCCCGGCTGCCAGCCGCGCGCAAGCCGAGCATATGGTCGACGAGCTGGTCTATACACGGGTGTCGGAAGCGGGCGGCAGCATCTCGGCCGAACACGGCATCGGCAGCATCAAACAGCCCTACCTGCCCGCCAGCCGCACTCCTGCCGAACTGACTGCCATGCGGGCGCTCAAGCAGGCGCTCGACCCGCACGGCCTGCTCAACCCCGGCAAAATCCTTGCGCAGCGGTAA
- the glcF gene encoding glycolate oxidase subunit GlcF, whose amino-acid sequence MQTHLASWAQDTEPGKEADAILRRCVHCGFCSATCPTYQVLGDELDSPRGRIYLIKQVFEGAEPTVATLQHLDRCLTCRNCEATCPSGVQYGHLVDIGRKVVAERVSRPLVQRLQRFMLRKGLNSSWFAPALRLGQSLRSLLPPGVRRKVPARREVGVLPDASRHERQVLMLAGCVQPAMMPTIDAATIRVLDAIGIGARVASSGGCCGAINFHLDAQDEALAQMRANVDAWWPLVERGQIEAIVMNASGCGAMVKEYAHHLRGDPDYAERAARVVALVKDVAEVVAPHATELKARMPSTDARTAFHPPCTLQHWQGLRPLSETLLADLGFALQPFAETHLCCGSAGAYSVLEPDLSLSLRDRKLSHLEQARPDVIVSSNMGCIGHLQSGTQVPVRHWIEVVDERLRGT is encoded by the coding sequence ATGCAGACCCATCTGGCTTCCTGGGCGCAAGACACCGAACCGGGCAAGGAGGCGGACGCCATCCTGCGCCGCTGCGTGCACTGCGGCTTTTGCTCGGCCACCTGTCCAACCTATCAGGTCCTGGGCGACGAGCTGGACAGCCCGCGCGGGCGCATCTATCTGATCAAGCAGGTGTTCGAGGGGGCCGAACCGACGGTGGCAACGCTGCAGCACCTGGACCGCTGCCTGACCTGCCGCAACTGCGAGGCGACCTGTCCGTCGGGCGTGCAATATGGCCATCTAGTCGATATAGGCCGCAAGGTGGTGGCTGAGCGCGTGTCGCGGCCTCTGGTGCAGCGCCTGCAGCGGTTCATGCTGCGCAAGGGCCTGAACTCTTCCTGGTTCGCGCCGGCCTTGCGGTTGGGGCAATCGCTGCGCAGCCTGTTGCCGCCGGGAGTACGGCGCAAGGTGCCGGCTCGGCGCGAGGTCGGCGTGCTGCCCGACGCGTCGCGCCATGAACGCCAGGTGCTGATGCTGGCCGGCTGCGTGCAGCCGGCCATGATGCCCACGATAGACGCGGCCACCATCCGCGTGCTCGATGCGATCGGAATCGGTGCGCGCGTGGCATCGAGCGGCGGTTGTTGCGGCGCGATCAATTTTCATCTGGATGCGCAGGACGAGGCGCTGGCGCAGATGCGCGCCAATGTGGATGCGTGGTGGCCGCTGGTCGAGCGCGGCCAGATCGAGGCTATCGTGATGAACGCTTCAGGCTGTGGTGCGATGGTCAAGGAGTATGCGCACCATCTGCGTGGAGATCCGGACTATGCCGAACGCGCGGCGCGCGTCGTGGCCTTGGTCAAGGATGTGGCTGAGGTTGTGGCGCCTCATGCGACCGAACTGAAGGCGCGCATGCCATCGACCGATGCGCGCACCGCGTTTCATCCGCCGTGCACCTTGCAGCATTGGCAGGGGCTGCGGCCCCTGAGCGAGACGTTGCTGGCCGATCTGGGATTTGCGCTGCAGCCCTTTGCCGAAACGCATTTGTGCTGCGGCTCGGCGGGAGCTTATTCAGTGCTCGAGCCAGACCTGTCGCTGTCCTTGCGGGACCGCAAGCTGTCGCACCTAGAGCAGGCCCGGCCCGACGTGATCGTCTCTTCCAATATGGGGTGTATCGGACACCTGCAGAGCGGGACGCAGGTTCCGGTCAGGCACTGGATCGAGGTCGTGGACGAGCGGCTGCGAGGGACTTGA